From Aegilops tauschii subsp. strangulata cultivar AL8/78 chromosome 5, Aet v6.0, whole genome shotgun sequence:
ATACAAGACAAGGAAAGGAGTTTATTTCCATCACTGCAAGCCATGTGTATGTGTCAATTGAATGTAATGGTGACCAGCACAAGCTTTGTGCCATAACTACCCAGCTGTTGCAGCTTTGCATTAATAGTGTGAGCACACATACTGGCCCACAGAATCATGTGAGGAAACAGTGCAAACAACACAGCATACTAGTGGTGGGTACTTTAGTAAAATATCTTGGAGAGGGGCGATTTGGCTCCCGAGCTCATCTGCCCGGGCTCAGAAATGAATATTCGAATATCTTGGTTTTATTGTGCGTTGGTAGGTTTTAATCAGCAGGACTTAACACTACAAAATCATGTGAGAAAACAGTGCAAACAACACAGCATAGTAGTAGTGGCATTACTGTGGGTTGGTAAGTTTTCTTCAGCAGGACTGGCTACTTTCCTGTAGGCACCATAATTCAGGTATAGAATCTAAAAACACAAGTGCCGGGCGTTAAAGGTGCAATACAACACACTGTATGCAATCTTCTCTCCTCACAGAAGTGATGTTTAAAATAGTTACCGGCATTCATTTTTTGTAGAGAATGGATAAAAGCACGGGTCATATTTGCAATAACACACCACCAATACTACATCAATAAACTTACTTGATTCAGGGCATTTTGTGGAGTCTCATACTCAGCTGCCACGAAAACAAACACCTGAACAGACATCCAAGAGAAGTAGCATTAAGTGATTTAGCATATCAGAAGCAGGAGGAAAAATCTCAAGCTTAGCCGAAACTGGAAGACATGAAAGATTCAAACTTCAGTTGCATGGTTGCTAGCATCATAACACTAAACCAGACACTACATGAAAGAAATATCTTTCTACTTGACACTGGCACAAGATCATTCTGCAAACCCGAGATATTCCATACATATGGATATACTACTACAGACGCGTTTGCGGACTTGCCTTCCTTTTCACCATGCCAGTATAGCCAATTTCACCGTGGTCAGTGTGAACATTCTATCACTACCTTACCTCGTGTTCTTGCCGGCGAAAGAAAAGAAACACCTTTACCATAACCAAAACATCATACTGTGCTTTCTACAACAGGAATCACCTCCCACCTCTATTTGGTTCCAGGAGAATACGAATCAGCGAACATTTAGGGGGAAAAGGGGTAGGGTGCCGGCAGAGGACATTACCTGTTTCGTGTTCCACGTGAAGAGCGACGAAAGGTCGGCGGAGATGTTCAGCGTCATGCTAACCTAAACAGGGACAGATCGTACAGCAAAGTACCGTCAGAATCCGATAACATTCCGCCGAAGGGAATCGTCGGCGTGGGAAGGCAGGGAACCGGGCACGGGGGGATCACCTCGTCGTTGGCGTTGGCCTCCTTCTGGAACCAGTTGATGTTGAGGATCTGCGCGGCTCAAAACAACGCACCACAGATCGCGTGAGCAGGGGAGACGAATCGGGTAGGACAGCGGACGAACTAAATCGAGGCGctgtggggggaggggggagacGAGACGGGGACGGGGGCGGGTACCTTGACGGAGGCGGCGGGGGTGGGGGAGTTGAAGCTGTCGGAGAAGGAGGCGGCGAAGCACATGGCGGCGAGTATCGTCAGCGCGAACGTCGCCACCGCGTTCGCGCGGTGCCCGAAGGAGTGCATCCTCGCTCGCTCGCCGGGGCTCGCTGCTGCTGCTGGCTGCTGCCTGTGCTTGTGCTGctccgcggcggcgccggcgaatCCCGTGCAAAGCTATCTCTTCTTTTTTCCCTGTCTGCTGTACTTTTCGCTGCCTGTTTTGCTCTGATCTTTGGAGAGGACGGGCGGATCGTGGGTTCCATGTGACCGGACCCACGTGTAGGTGACAGTGGTGGACATGACGTGGCGCGCGGTGATTGGGTGCGGCACGTCACGGGGAGTTACTGACGACGTGATGTGGTGGAGTAATAGCTGCGGGTACAAGTGGGCCGGCCCGTCATCCAGCACGGGAAAAGCCATCTTGTTGGTACGGGCCTTTATTCGGGCATGTCTGCGCAGTTATTGTTAGGAACGCAGGTTCACCTAAAAAAAAATGTTAGGAACGCAGGTCAGGTTGGGCCTTCTAGCGTGAAAACAAAAGAggaaaaaaatcaaattcaaattcaaatttttttgGTGGTAAAACTTGAAACAAGCTCATTTGGCACAAAACAGCTATGATCATGTGTTATTCTAAACAAAAGAGGGAAAaaatcaaattcaaattcaattttttttcctttACCTTACCTCAGCCCGCTCAAGGTAGCAATACACAACATTTGCCGGGTGCAATCATTTTTGTGAGTAAAATGCACAAAACCACCACATTAGCGTCATTCCTGTGCATTTTACTCCATTTTTGTCATAACACATGGTGTAGCATGTGAGTAGCGCAAGAGAGATCACCTTCACCGAGAGGGCGGCGGCGAGCAATTGTCTTTGGAGATTGCTGAGGGAGATGAGCTTGTGGTGGCTGACCGTGTGTGTCATCACGGGAAGCCGGCAAAGTCCAAGGAATCCGTAGAGAATATTTATTTTAAATTGTTGGTTTTCGTGGGGAGCCGTCTACATGCGTTTTTAGTGTAAGTTTATTTTTCCCCGCGGTCGGGCGCCCTTCTTCCTTCGCTAGCCTAATACCTCTTCTCTTCTTCACTCGCGCTCTCCTCCCATCCTTGCCTCACTGCCGCCTGTCACGCCGTTCTTGTCTCCGGCGAGGTCCCTATCTAAACCGAGCGAAAGCACCCGCCCGCTCGCGCCTAAGAATCTCTTGTCCTCAAACACGTCGACGACGGCGCAACCAGCTCCGACGCTGGCGTCTCGGCATGGACATCTGGGTGCGCCTTTGCAATCAACATATTTTCTGCGAAAATCAATTTATACACAAATGTTGAGGAATTTGTGAAACAGAAACATGTTTTTAGAGCTTTATTTTCTCGATTTTTCTATATGAGCTCAAGAGCGCATGGAGACAAAATTCGGCAACGTTTTTTTTATGAGAGCAGCTTAGGCCGAAATGGGACAGGGACGCGGCGCATACGGCCCAGCGACTACGCTGTCCGGGACCGTTAGCGACCACGGTCCCAGGCCGCCCGCCCGTCGGTCGGCCCACCGCCCCGCCGGCCAGCGACAGCGACGGCGACGGAGGCAGCGCAAGCAAAGCCGCAAACCCTAATCTAATCCACCCTCCTCCTGACCCCAAAACCTGTTGGTTCGGGCAAGCAATTACCCCCGCCAACCCACCGCACCGAACCGCACTCCCTCCTTTCCTTTCTCGCTGGCGGCCAGTCGCCACCGCCACACGCTCCCTCCCCGTGACCGCCCGCACGCAACCCCACCAGACCAAACCCACCGGACCAAGCCAACCCCCGAGGACCAACACGGGCAAAAATCTCGTCTTTTTGAGGAGCTGGAAgaacaaaggaagaagaagacgaagaataTTGCCCTTTGCCCCGTTCCCAACCCTTCCTCTCCGCCCCTCCCCTCCGCGGCGGCGGCCAGCGAGCTGTTGTTCGTTTATTTGTCTCCACGCATCCCCTTCCCCCACAAATATTCCGTGCCTTTCTTCCACCGCGTGCGTTCCTTTCCTCTGCCGTCCGTCGACCCTGCTTTGACTTCAAGTTGAAGCTGCTGCCCCTCCTCCTgccctccttccttccttccttccttccttcctggGATTTGGGAATTCTTCCGCCTCCCCGGCGTCTCCCCTCCACCGGATTGGAGAATTCCTGCCTTCCCATCTGAGGATTCGAGGCGGCGGAGGATTTTAAGAGGGTTCTCCGTCTGTTTCCGGCGGCGGATTTGGATTTGCGAGATTCCGGATGGGGAAGCCGTCGCAGAAGAAGAATAAGAGGGCCTCCTCCGGCGCCAAGTCGGGCGACCACCACGGGGGCGCCAAGCCAGGGGCGCTGGAGCGCTCGGGCTCCAAGGTGCTCGACGGCGACGAGACCATCTTCGCCGAGATGGCGCAGGAGCTGCGGGAGGAGGGGAACAAGCTCTTCCAGCGCCGGGACTACGAGCGCGCCCTCCTCAACTACGAGAAGGCCGTCAAGCTCCTCCCCGCATCCGCCGCCCTCGACGCCGCCTACCTCCACAGCAACCTCGCCGCCTGCTACATGCAGATGAGCCCCCCCGACCACTACCGCGCCATCAACGAGTGCAACCTCGCCCTCGACGCTTCCCCAAAGTACTCCAAGGCGCTGCTCAAGCGGGCCCGCTGCTTCGAGGCGCTCGGCCGCCTCGACCTCGCCGCCCGGGATGTGGACAGGGTGCTAGCCGCCGAGCCTGGGAATCTGACGGCGCTCGACGTCGCCGACAGGGTCAGGCGGACCATGGAGGAGAAGGGGTTCGTGGTGGACGGGGAGGCCGTCATGCCCACGCCCGAGGAGGTGGTCGCCGCCGCGCCCAAACAGCAGCAGAAGCCCAGGAAGAAGAAGGGGCGCAAGGCGGCCGCCAAGGCCGCGGCTGCCGCCGTCGAGGAGCAGGGGGAGGAGAAGGCGGCCGAGCCtgtcaaggaggccgaggagccACCGAGGCAGGTCAAGCTCGTGTTCGGCGAGGACATCCGGTGGGCGCAGGTGCCGGCGACCTGCAGCATGGCTCAGCTGCGGGAGGCCGTCCGCGGCAAGTTCCCGGGACTCAAGGCTGTTCTTGTCAAGTACAAGGACAGGGAGGGCGACCTTGTCACCATCACCAACCAGGACGAGCTCAAATGGGCCGAGGACTTGACTGAGCCGGGGAGCTCGCTTCGGCTCTATGTCACCGAAGCTGACCCGGAGCATGAGCCTTATGTTGAGGATGCCAGCAGCAACCCGCTGGACAGAAATACGCACAACGCATCGGACAATGGAAGTATCAGAAGCAACAGGCAGGATGAGGACAGGAGCACCGTGACTTACATTGATGATTGGATTGTGCAGTTTGCTCGCCTTTTCAAGAACCATGTCGGGGTCAGCTCCGATGAGTATCTGGACCTCCATGAGGTCAGTATGAAGCTGTACACCGATGCCATTGAAGACACGATTACTACCGATGAAGCCCAGGAGGTGTTTCAGCTTGCTGAGGGGAACTTCCAGGAGATGGCGGCGCTTGCGTTTTTCCACTGGGGTAATGTTCACATGTCTCGGGCTAGGAAGAGGCTGCTCTTACCGGAAGACTCTCCAAAGGAATTGGTGCTTGAGAAAGTGAGGGAAGCGTATGAGTGGGCAAAGGAAGAgtacaagaaggccgggaagacATACGAAGAAGCTGTAAGGGCCAAGCCGGACTTTTTCGAAGGTTTCCTTGCACTTGCGCACCAACAGTTTGAGCAAGCAAAGCTGTCATGGTATTATGCTATCGGTACCAATGCGGATCTGGACACATGGCCTTCCTCTGAAGTCTTGGAGCTCTTCAATAGAGCTGAAGATAACATGGAGAAGGGTACAGAAATGTGGGAGGAAGTGGAAGAACAGCGCCTGAAGAACCGATCCAAACCTAGCCAGGAAAATGCTGTGCTAGAGAAGATGGGCATGGAGGAGTATATCAAAGATGTATCCACTGATGACGCTGCTGAACGGGCTTCCAATATGAGGTCCCAGATAAATATTCTGTGGGGTATGCTGCTTTATGAGCGTTCAGTTGTGGAGTTTAAATTAGGACTGCCAGCGTGGGAGGATTGTCTGATGGCAGCAATTGAGAAGTTCAAACTTGGGGGAGCTTCAGCTACAAACATTGCTGTGTTGGTGAAAAACCACTGTGCAAATGAAACTGCCCAGGATGGTAAGAAAAACAATATTTGTTTATTATCTAGTAGTTCACCATGTTCTTATCTCCTGATTCGCGAGGCCGAGGGAATTTTAATGTTGATTTTGTTGGAGAAAAATAAAATTGCACACAAAATCATCATTAAAAATTGCGATGCTGATTGACCTGTCAACCCTTCTATAGACATGCTGTGGCTTTTTGCTAGCTGGTCCTCTTGATCACTTTAAACTGACTGGAACTTATTATTAGGGAAGTTCACCTAGTATCATTGGAACTGTTATCATATTTTGAAGATTTTTCTAGTACTGAAGATAATTTCTGAGAAATTTtgtttacagaaaaccggtctcTTACATGTGTTGTTCACTAGTCGTTTTTTGTTTAAAACATTGAGTTCGTCATAATGTGCCTTTGGTGTAGTTAATATTGTGAAAACCTCACGAGCTGTAATTGTGTAATCTACATTGTGTTCTATGCTGAATCTTCCTAGTCATATGTTTCAACCTGTAATTGTGTAATTTACATCGCAGCACTCGTTTCTAAGAATGTCTTGTTTGCTTCTTAGGTTTGGGCTTCAACGTTGATGAAATTGTGCAAGCCTGGAATGAGATGTACGACATTAAACGGTGGCTGCGTGGTGTTCCATCCTTCCGTCTCGAGCCATTGTTTAGGCGGAGAACTCCGCAACTGCATATGGCACTGGAGCATATATAGTATGTATGAAGTTGCTCCACACATATTAAATTCTGGGGCACTGTTACCGACACCAATCTTCTTTTTTAGGTGAGCGCATTTCTATTCGTTTGCATCAGAACTTTATTTCATATGCACATGAGAAATTTGAATTGGCTTTAGTGTGTTAGATGTGTCTTGCTTTTGTCATGATTGTTGCAGGCTGCATGGGTATGATTGTAAGAACGATGAATATACAGTTCTGAGTTTATCTGCTGCTCATTTTTTTTACTACGCCAGTTATTTCTGGATTTATGTAGTTCTGCCAACGCATATCTGCTGTTGCATGCATTTCATTTGTTTAGTTGTCCTTGTTATTGGTCCATAGATGCCTTTTGAAAAGAAAATGCCCTTTGTCTCTCTCAAAAAGAGAGGTAATAATTAATAAAGCCATACACTTCATATGAAATTGGACTCTGTTGACTATTTACTTTAGTCCAATTTCTTGTGCTGATTGGTCCAGATGATTCTGTAAACAAAATGCTGAAAGTACTAAATAATTAGAAGTTCAGAAAGCATGGTAGGTGAGATGTTTGAAGATAAGATCAAAGTATGGTACAACTATGTACAGTAGCTTTTAATGGAGATACTACCATATCATGAAGATAATAGATCTTTGCATGGAAAAGACTGCTTTCTGCCATACAGGGTTAGCATAGTCTGCACATGATAAgctaatactccctctgtcccactATCTAAGTAACAGCTTGCAAAAACATCGtatattgtgggacggagggagtacatctttTAGTTCCTGATGGTCTGTGCTTAAGGGTTTAATTTACTGTAGGCTGAAGGACTTTGAAATAAACTCTTCCTGATATCATTTAAAAAAAATAAGTTTATGCATCATCTGTATTGAACTGTTATTGTAGGTTAATGCAACTTTAGACATAAACTTAGTTCCTTGGGCAGTCTAGTCGAATCTCAGAATGTGATCATCCTCTGTTTTCTTTTGGGCGAAAAAGGTCTCTTCCTTTGTCAGACTGGAGCATTACAGTACAAATACTGTTTCCATACGTATTCTGAGCTACTGATTCGTTGGTCCATCTTAGTCAGAGCCTTGTGATCAATCCTTTGTTTGCCCAGTTATATCATCTTAAACTTGATCCAAATTGTTCATTGTTTGTGATCTTTGTGGCATTGAATTTAACCTGTTGATTTATCTCTGCAGGTCAACTGCTGATTGGGATACAATACATGGATTTGTTCGGTTGCATTTTTTATACATCGAAAGAGTCTGCTTCCCAGTTGCGAAGCTATTCATTGCGGAGGGGTGGAGCCCACCCGCGATTTGCATACGTTAGTTGTTGTTCTTTTTGTCTGTCTTGTTCTTTTTCATGCACAGGAAGCTGTGACTTGTTACTGTATTAGAACTGCATTTGCCCGTAAGCTTAGTAATATATACATACTATTTTGAGGATGGATTGGTGCATCCTGTGTTTGTTTTGCACTGCTGCGGTACCTTGTCTGCATGCCTGTTTTGGGCTTAATTATATTGTGATTACATACACCATCTAGAATTCCTTGCACTGGAATCTGAAAGAAAcaaaggattttattttttgaggACATCTCAAGCGGGGGCGGGGGTTTCTGCATTTCCTTTAGAAGAAGAGAGATGGTCCAGTTTATAAGAAAACCGGACCCAAAAACCTAACATTTTTTGGTTAATTATAAGAAAAACCGAGTGGAaaccaaaaaaaaaaaacagaaaaagacaCTAGAGCTTGGGCACCGGGAAGGCACCGACATCAAGAGACATCTACATATCGAGCCCCAAAATCATTGGGTGTGGCCAGGCTCAAGTGCAATCGAACATATCTTATAGTACATATCGAGCCTTGCTGCACGGAAGCATCATGGGCTATCCACGATCACTTGCCGCGAAAAGTGGTTTCCCGCAACTAAATTAGTGTATTTGGGAAACGTGAGATTATGTCTGAGGGAGTTGTGGAGAGCAAAGATTTTATCCTTTTTCTTTGTGAATTATGGTACCATATATGGACTGGCTCACATGTGGTGATTATAAATGTTTTGGGGTAGTTGGAAACTCACATTGGTATCTCTACCGGCCGAGACTTTGCTGGTGGCTCTCTATATATAACCACACTTCAAATGTGTTTCCTTCAAAGGACATATAAATACAACGATGGCATCTAGAAGGACATCCCTTACATCTATCTTGTGAAGTGAGTGAACTTTTTACTGAATCATTGGTTGTAGCTAGCTTAGGGCTGGGAGGCATCAG
This genomic window contains:
- the LOC109745680 gene encoding HSP-interacting protein, with product MGKPSQKKNKRASSGAKSGDHHGGAKPGALERSGSKVLDGDETIFAEMAQELREEGNKLFQRRDYERALLNYEKAVKLLPASAALDAAYLHSNLAACYMQMSPPDHYRAINECNLALDASPKYSKALLKRARCFEALGRLDLAARDVDRVLAAEPGNLTALDVADRVRRTMEEKGFVVDGEAVMPTPEEVVAAAPKQQQKPRKKKGRKAAAKAAAAAVEEQGEEKAAEPVKEAEEPPRQVKLVFGEDIRWAQVPATCSMAQLREAVRGKFPGLKAVLVKYKDREGDLVTITNQDELKWAEDLTEPGSSLRLYVTEADPEHEPYVEDASSNPLDRNTHNASDNGSIRSNRQDEDRSTVTYIDDWIVQFARLFKNHVGVSSDEYLDLHEVSMKLYTDAIEDTITTDEAQEVFQLAEGNFQEMAALAFFHWGNVHMSRARKRLLLPEDSPKELVLEKVREAYEWAKEEYKKAGKTYEEAVRAKPDFFEGFLALAHQQFEQAKLSWYYAIGTNADLDTWPSSEVLELFNRAEDNMEKGTEMWEEVEEQRLKNRSKPSQENAVLEKMGMEEYIKDVSTDDAAERASNMRSQINILWGMLLYERSVVEFKLGLPAWEDCLMAAIEKFKLGGASATNIAVLVKNHCANETAQDGLGFNVDEIVQAWNEMYDIKRWLRGVPSFRLEPLFRRRTPQLHMALEHI
- the LOC109745681 gene encoding signal peptidase complex subunit 3B, with protein sequence MHSFGHRANAVATFALTILAAMCFAASFSDSFNSPTPAASVKILNINWFQKEANANDEVSMTLNISADLSSLFTWNTKQVFVFVAAEYETPQNALNQVSLWDGIIPAKEHAKFLIHTTNKYRFIDQGSNLKGRDFNLTMHWHIMPKTGKMFADKIVMTGYQLPEQYR